A region from the Salicibibacter cibarius genome encodes:
- the gcvPA gene encoding aminomethyl-transferring glycine dehydrogenase subunit GcvPA, whose product MEKTHRYLPMTENDRREMLETVGAGDVAELFSDIPENVRSQSDLNIRKALPEQSLVEYFQSLGSKNEAVKDYPSFLGAGVYDHHIPSTVDAVISRSEFYTAYTPYQPEISQGELQAIFEFQSMIATLTGMEIANSSMYDGHTALAEGALMAATQKRMKKQTILISETVHPEARDVVQTFVNGPRLTLNTIPSKAGKTDVQMLKEMLNDDVAAVVIEYPNFYGTIEDLKALREAADAVDALLIVKSNPLALGALTPPGEFGADIVVGDTQPFGIMGQYGGPHCGYFATKKAFMRKVPGRLVGETVDEEGQRGYVLTLQAREQHIRRDKATSNICSNQALNALASSVAMSAFGKHGIKDMATQNMQKAHYAKTSLQAAGFNLVYDGPHFNEFVIDVGSSVTDVNQSLFSKGIIGGLDLGRFNGEQDHHMLVCVTELRTKAEIDQFVEALKETAAK is encoded by the coding sequence ATGGAAAAAACCCATCGCTATTTACCGATGACAGAAAATGACCGCCGGGAAATGTTGGAGACCGTGGGGGCGGGTGACGTTGCCGAGTTATTTTCCGATATCCCGGAAAACGTTCGTTCCCAATCGGACTTGAACATACGGAAAGCTTTGCCCGAGCAATCACTCGTCGAGTACTTTCAATCGTTAGGATCCAAAAATGAAGCGGTGAAAGATTACCCATCCTTTCTCGGTGCCGGTGTATATGACCATCATATCCCGTCAACGGTGGATGCAGTCATTTCACGGTCCGAATTTTACACGGCCTATACGCCATATCAACCTGAAATTTCGCAAGGAGAGTTGCAAGCGATTTTTGAATTTCAAAGTATGATTGCAACCCTCACCGGCATGGAAATTGCGAATTCCTCGATGTACGACGGCCACACCGCTCTCGCTGAAGGCGCATTGATGGCCGCTACACAGAAGAGAATGAAAAAGCAGACGATATTGATCTCCGAAACCGTACATCCGGAAGCAAGAGACGTAGTGCAAACGTTTGTGAACGGTCCGAGGCTTACATTGAACACGATCCCAAGCAAGGCAGGGAAAACAGATGTCCAAATGTTAAAAGAGATGCTTAATGATGATGTTGCCGCGGTCGTCATAGAGTACCCGAACTTTTACGGAACGATCGAAGATCTGAAAGCGCTTCGTGAAGCGGCAGATGCCGTAGATGCGTTGCTTATTGTAAAAAGCAACCCGCTTGCGCTCGGCGCCCTTACTCCTCCGGGTGAATTCGGAGCGGATATCGTCGTAGGCGACACCCAACCGTTTGGCATTATGGGCCAGTATGGAGGCCCGCACTGCGGTTATTTTGCTACGAAAAAAGCTTTTATGAGAAAAGTGCCGGGCAGACTTGTCGGCGAAACGGTCGATGAAGAAGGGCAACGTGGCTATGTGCTAACGCTTCAAGCACGTGAGCAGCATATCCGGCGGGATAAAGCTACCTCTAATATTTGTTCTAACCAAGCATTAAACGCGCTCGCTTCGTCGGTAGCCATGTCTGCATTCGGAAAACATGGCATCAAGGATATGGCTACGCAAAACATGCAAAAAGCCCATTATGCAAAAACGTCTTTGCAGGCCGCCGGTTTTAACCTCGTGTATGACGGTCCGCATTTCAATGAGTTTGTCATCGATGTCGGTTCTTCGGTCACAGACGTGAATCAGTCGTTATTTTCCAAGGGAATAATCGGTGGATTGGACTTGGGCCGCTTTAATGGAGAGCAAGATCATCATATGCTCGTTTGCGTGACGGAACTGCGTACGAAAGCGGAAATCGATCAGTTTGTGGAGGCTTTAAAGGAAACGGCCGCTAAATAA
- the gcvPB gene encoding aminomethyl-transferring glycine dehydrogenase subunit GcvPB, with product MKRKEQALIFELSRKGRSGASLPENDVPEVDVEDLLPDDYVRTKAPELPEVSELQLIRHYTALSKRNFGVDSGFYPLGSCTMKYNPKINEVIARMPGLAHLHPYQPESHVQGALQLMHELQESLAAITGMKEVTLQSAAGAHGEWSGLMIIRAFHESNGDFNRTKVIVPDSAHGTNPASASVAGFDPVTVKTDERGLVDMDHLREVTGEDTAALMLTNPNTLGLFEEDIVEMAEIVHGAGGKLYYDGANSNAILGKATAGDMGFDVIHLNLHKTFTGPHGGGGPGSGPLGVKAELVPYLPRPLLVKEDGQYKWDYDRPKSIGRIKPFYGNYGINVRAYAYIRSMGPEGLRQVSEDAVLNANYLRKRLEPYYDIPYPQYCKHEFVLSAKRQKKLGVRALDIAKRLLDYGMHPPTIYFPLNVEECMMIEPTETEAKETLDEFADAMIAIAKEAEEDPDLVLEAPHETVISRLDETKAARKPVLTYLDQ from the coding sequence ATGAAAAGGAAAGAACAAGCGCTCATCTTTGAATTAAGCAGAAAAGGCCGGAGCGGAGCATCGTTGCCGGAAAATGACGTTCCCGAAGTCGATGTCGAAGATTTATTGCCGGATGATTATGTGCGAACCAAGGCACCTGAACTTCCGGAAGTGTCGGAGCTACAGCTGATACGCCATTACACGGCATTGTCAAAACGAAATTTCGGTGTGGATTCCGGTTTTTATCCACTCGGTTCCTGCACGATGAAATATAATCCGAAAATCAATGAAGTGATCGCCCGAATGCCGGGCCTTGCCCATCTGCATCCTTATCAGCCGGAATCGCACGTGCAAGGTGCGCTGCAATTAATGCACGAGTTGCAGGAATCTCTGGCTGCCATCACCGGCATGAAAGAAGTTACGTTACAATCCGCAGCCGGTGCCCACGGGGAATGGAGCGGGCTCATGATTATTCGCGCCTTCCATGAATCGAACGGGGATTTTAACCGTACGAAAGTGATCGTCCCGGATTCCGCACACGGCACAAATCCGGCTTCGGCAAGTGTGGCCGGATTTGACCCGGTAACGGTGAAAACGGATGAACGTGGACTCGTTGACATGGACCATTTGCGGGAAGTGACCGGTGAGGACACGGCAGCGTTAATGCTTACGAATCCGAATACGCTCGGGCTCTTTGAAGAAGACATTGTGGAAATGGCTGAAATCGTTCACGGGGCGGGCGGCAAGCTGTATTATGACGGCGCCAATTCCAACGCGATTTTAGGAAAAGCAACGGCAGGAGACATGGGCTTTGACGTTATTCACCTGAATTTGCACAAAACGTTTACCGGGCCGCACGGAGGAGGTGGGCCGGGAAGCGGGCCCCTCGGTGTGAAAGCGGAACTTGTTCCATATTTGCCCCGGCCATTGCTTGTGAAGGAAGACGGGCAGTATAAATGGGATTATGACCGTCCAAAGTCTATTGGGCGCATTAAACCGTTCTACGGCAATTACGGCATTAACGTCCGTGCCTATGCGTATATCCGTTCTATGGGACCGGAAGGATTGCGCCAAGTGTCCGAAGATGCCGTTTTGAACGCCAACTATTTAAGAAAACGGCTGGAACCTTATTACGATATTCCTTACCCGCAATATTGCAAGCATGAATTTGTTTTATCGGCGAAACGGCAAAAGAAACTGGGTGTGCGCGCCCTTGATATCGCCAAGCGTTTGCTCGATTACGGGATGCATCCGCCAACAATCTATTTTCCGCTCAATGTGGAAGAGTGTATGATGATCGAGCCCACCGAAACCGAAGCGAAAGAAACGCTCGACGAGTTTGCGGACGCAATGATCGCGATTGCCAAAGAAGCAGAAGAAGATCCGGACCTTGTCTTGGAAGCGCCGCATGAAACGGTTATTTCCCGGCTCGACGAAACAAAGGCTGCGAGGAAACCGGTATTGACGTATTTGGATCAATAG